A part of Clostridium novyi genomic DNA contains:
- a CDS encoding DUF4491 family protein has product MNIQGILIGVIAFLIIGIFHPIVIKGEYYFGKRIWPIFLVTGIAFLIVSVFTKNQMGSAVLGVIGFSCLWSIIELFEQEERVKKGWFPKNHKKINTKLGKH; this is encoded by the coding sequence ATGAATATTCAAGGAATTTTAATTGGAGTTATTGCTTTTTTAATTATAGGGATATTTCATCCAATAGTTATAAAGGGAGAGTATTATTTTGGAAAGAGAATATGGCCTATATTTTTAGTGACAGGAATTGCTTTTCTTATAGTGTCTGTATTTACAAAAAATCAAATGGGTAGTGCAGTTTTAGGAGTTATAGGTTTCTCCTGTTTGTGGAGTATAATAGAATTATTTGAACAAGAAGAACGTGTTAAAAAAGGATGGTTTCCTAAAAATCATAAAAAAATAAATACTAAGTTAGGTAAACATTAA
- a CDS encoding serine protease: MKSGIFTSCGLTEKIRPVPNGYSIGPAGYKMAGTLGCIVQNPSERAYYILGTNHVLAQLGKAKISTPILQPGVLDGGSVNTDIIANLTKYIPIKFKTFFKTPENYIDAAIAEISNISLVSPKVAIINNKFKDIGIPEIGQEVFKVGRTTGYTTGRITSIDATAIIKYPDGTALFKDQILASTEVKVGDSGSILATKNLNPLGMLSSASENFAAYNDMIHITSQLQIQIVK; encoded by the coding sequence GTGAAAAGTGGAATATTCACCTCTTGTGGACTAACTGAAAAAATCCGTCCTGTACCTAATGGATATAGCATTGGTCCTGCTGGCTATAAAATGGCCGGCACTCTAGGATGTATCGTACAAAATCCATCTGAAAGAGCATATTATATATTAGGTACAAATCATGTTTTAGCACAACTTGGAAAAGCAAAAATAAGTACACCTATATTACAACCAGGAGTACTAGATGGAGGAAGCGTAAATACTGATATAATTGCTAACTTAACAAAATACATTCCTATAAAATTTAAAACCTTTTTTAAAACTCCAGAAAACTATATAGATGCCGCCATAGCAGAAATATCAAATATTTCTTTAGTATCTCCTAAAGTAGCTATAATTAATAATAAATTCAAAGATATAGGAATACCTGAAATTGGCCAAGAAGTTTTTAAAGTTGGTAGAACTACAGGTTATACTACAGGACGTATAACATCCATAGATGCTACTGCAATCATTAAATATCCCGATGGTACAGCTTTATTTAAAGATCAAATACTTGCTAGCACTGAAGTTAAAGTTGGTGATTCTGGCAGTATTCTAGCCACTAAAAATCTTAATCCACTTGGAATGCTATCATCTGCAAGTGAAAATTTCGCAGCCTATAACGATATGATTCATATAACTTCCCAATTACAAATTCAGATTGTAAAATAA
- a CDS encoding polysaccharide deacetylase family protein, producing the protein MKKNLALISTIIFSLSLAGCISKQNKVSTPSKPNTKVEKKIDENTTSSKPTVNKPKETINTKNLKHNNEGIPVIMYHSIKYEKNNCVRLSKENFEKQMKYLKDNNYTTLTLDELHNFFEKNIPVPKKSVVLTFDDGYKDNYETAYPILKKYGFKATVFVITNCIDTGEYLTSEQLKELDKNGFDVESHTANHETLTELTYDKQYDTVFKSKEKLEKLLNKQVKYIAYPCGKYNNDTIKAVKNAGYKMAVTTDGRWSDKSDGIFTLDRVFISGFHNINTFKNRITNPNYNFN; encoded by the coding sequence ATGAAGAAAAATTTAGCTTTAATTAGTACTATAATATTTTCTCTATCATTAGCTGGATGTATATCAAAACAAAACAAAGTATCTACTCCTTCTAAACCAAATACTAAAGTAGAAAAAAAAATAGATGAAAATACTACTAGTTCTAAACCAACTGTAAATAAACCTAAAGAAACTATTAATACAAAAAATTTGAAACATAATAATGAGGGTATTCCCGTTATAATGTATCATTCAATAAAATACGAAAAAAATAACTGTGTAAGACTTTCCAAAGAAAACTTTGAAAAACAAATGAAATACTTAAAAGATAATAACTATACAACATTAACTCTAGATGAATTACATAACTTCTTTGAAAAAAATATTCCTGTTCCTAAAAAATCTGTAGTTTTAACTTTTGATGATGGATACAAAGATAATTATGAAACTGCCTACCCTATATTAAAAAAATATGGATTTAAAGCAACTGTCTTTGTTATAACTAACTGTATAGACACTGGTGAATATCTAACTTCAGAACAACTTAAAGAACTAGACAAAAATGGATTTGATGTTGAAAGTCATACTGCAAATCATGAAACACTTACAGAGCTTACATATGATAAACAATATGATACAGTTTTTAAATCAAAAGAAAAATTAGAAAAGTTATTAAACAAACAAGTTAAATATATAGCTTATCCATGTGGAAAATATAATAACGACACTATAAAAGCAGTTAAAAATGCTGGTTACAAAATGGCCGTTACAACTGATGGAAGATGGTCTGATAAATCTGATGGTATATTTACCTTAGATAGAGTATTTATAAGTGGATTTCATAATATAAATACTTTTAAAAATAGAATTACCAATCCAAATTACAATTTTAATTAA
- a CDS encoding glucose-6-phosphate isomerase — translation MSKSLQLDLTKTKPFLNEHEISQLQPMVSAAHNLVHEKTGAGSDFLGWVDLPVNYDKDEFERIKKSAEKIRNNSEALIVIGIGGSYLGARAAIEMLTHTFGNVTSKENRKAPQIFYAGNNISSTYMADLIETVKDMDFSVNVISKSGTTTEPAIAFRIFKDLLEKKYGKEGAKERIFATTDKSKGALRTLADAEGYETFVIPDDVGGRYSVLTAVGLLPIATAGVDIDEMMKGAADAREEYSTDDLNKNEAYRYAAARMALYNKGKNIEMMVNFEPCLHYMGEWWKQLFGESEGKDHKGIFPAAADFSTDLHSMGQYIQEGVRTLIETHLNVEKPRKSVIIEANEDNLDGLNFLAGKDMDFVNNQAFRGTVVAHNEGGVPNMIINIPELTAYYFGYLVYFFEKACALSGYLLGVNPFNQPGVEAYKKNMFALLGKPGYEDMKAEIEAKLK, via the coding sequence ATGTCTAAAAGTTTACAACTTGATTTGACAAAAACAAAACCATTTTTAAATGAACATGAAATTAGCCAACTACAACCAATGGTTAGTGCAGCTCACAATTTAGTACATGAAAAAACTGGAGCAGGAAGTGACTTCTTGGGATGGGTTGATCTACCGGTTAATTATGATAAAGATGAATTTGAAAGAATCAAGAAAAGTGCAGAAAAGATTAGAAACAATTCTGAAGCTCTTATTGTAATTGGAATAGGTGGTTCATACTTAGGAGCAAGAGCTGCTATTGAAATGTTAACACATACATTTGGAAATGTTACATCAAAAGAAAATAGAAAAGCACCTCAAATATTCTACGCTGGAAATAATATTAGCTCTACATATATGGCGGATCTAATAGAAACTGTAAAGGATATGGATTTTTCAGTAAATGTTATATCTAAATCAGGAACTACTACTGAACCTGCAATAGCTTTTAGAATATTTAAAGATTTATTAGAAAAGAAATATGGAAAAGAAGGGGCAAAAGAAAGAATATTTGCTACAACTGATAAGTCTAAGGGAGCTTTAAGAACTTTAGCTGATGCAGAAGGGTACGAAACTTTTGTAATTCCTGATGATGTAGGAGGAAGATATTCTGTATTGACAGCCGTTGGTTTACTTCCAATAGCTACAGCTGGTGTAGATATTGATGAAATGATGAAGGGTGCCGCTGATGCAAGAGAAGAATATAGTACTGATGATTTAAATAAAAATGAAGCTTATAGATATGCAGCAGCAAGAATGGCTTTATATAATAAAGGTAAAAATATAGAGATGATGGTTAATTTTGAACCTTGTCTTCATTATATGGGAGAATGGTGGAAGCAATTATTCGGAGAAAGTGAAGGAAAAGACCATAAGGGTATATTCCCAGCAGCAGCAGATTTCTCAACAGACTTACATTCAATGGGACAATACATTCAAGAAGGAGTAAGAACATTAATTGAAACTCATTTAAATGTTGAAAAACCAAGAAAATCAGTAATAATAGAAGCAAATGAAGATAATCTTGATGGATTAAATTTCTTAGCAGGAAAAGATATGGATTTTGTTAATAATCAAGCATTTAGAGGAACAGTAGTTGCTCACAATGAAGGTGGAGTACCTAATATGATTATAAATATACCAGAACTTACAGCTTATTATTTTGGATATTTAGTATACTTCTTCGAAAAAGCTTGTGCATTAAGTGGATATTTACTAGGAGTAAATCCATTTAATCAACCAGGTGTTGAAGCATACAAGAAAAATATGTTTGCTTTACTTGGAAAACCAGGTTATGAAGATATGAAAGCTGAAATAGAAGCAAAACTTAAGTAA
- a CDS encoding YaiI/YqxD family protein — MRIIVDADACPGRIIIERAAIENNIEVIMYCDINHALTSKYSTIKVVDSGFQSVDMNIINEVKKDDIVVTQDYGVAAMVLGKKAYAISPKGYIYDNDNIERLLFERHLSAKARRGGKKTSNPKKRTIEDDDRLYKNILKLIKNIHKR, encoded by the coding sequence ATGAGAATAATAGTGGATGCAGATGCGTGTCCAGGTAGAATAATAATAGAGAGAGCAGCAATTGAAAATAATATAGAGGTTATAATGTATTGTGATATAAATCATGCACTTACAAGTAAGTATAGTACTATAAAAGTAGTAGATAGTGGATTCCAAAGTGTTGATATGAATATTATAAATGAAGTAAAAAAAGATGATATAGTTGTAACTCAAGATTATGGTGTAGCAGCTATGGTATTAGGAAAAAAGGCATATGCAATAAGTCCTAAAGGTTATATTTATGATAATGATAATATAGAAAGACTTTTATTTGAGAGACATCTATCAGCTAAGGCAAGGAGAGGTGGCAAAAAAACTTCAAATCCTAAGAAAAGAACTATAGAAGATGATGATAGATTATATAAGAATATATTAAAGTTAATAAAAAATATTCATAAAAGATAA
- the pulA gene encoding type I pullulanase yields the protein MYNLSANVLGFKTISITYDNYKLFNINNLYIKNGNNPLKIINTSFNDENSLLIFLDNFIDIKYQCYILYNNLKIQANYSKLFLTSEFNDKYYYNGNLGLSYNLSFSTFTLWSPAATFVSLLIYNNGDTAIKETPKEYSMKETNGTWKITINSNLKNKFYTYKICVYGNISEVIDPYAKSVGINGLRGAIIDLKKTNPFNWNKDSFQICNNYTDAILYEINIRDISANKTSGIYNKKKFLGLTEKNTKSNNNMLTGLSHIKELGITHVQLMPIFDFSYISVDEKNPENYNWGYDPQNYNVPEGSYSSNPYNPTCRILELKTMIQTFHENNIGVNMDVVFNHMFHKHFLNFEKIFPGYYFRYDKFNNLSNGSGCSNDIASENKMVKKFILDSVIYWCTEYHLDGFRFDLMGLLDIETMNIIFKNLKSLNPSSMIYGEGWDLDTTLPKELRATQYNFYQTPNIGFFNDTIRDCIKGSTFSNNEKGFIGGKSNLENLLKFCVMGCSLDIYNYKAIYLSPCQSINYVSCHDNHTLWDKLQLSNGNNSIADKKNMIKLACGIILTSQGIPFLHSGVEFCRTKFGIENSFNSSDEVNSIDYNRKYEFKDVFYYVKSLINLRKNHPAFRMPSNIDIKNNLKFLNNTPKNLVAFILKNNANGDNFKNILVIYNANNFSTELIIPNGKWHQIVDKNTAGENILKTLNSNTINVSPISLTIFFQ from the coding sequence ATGTATAACTTATCTGCAAATGTTTTAGGCTTTAAAACAATTTCTATAACATACGATAATTATAAATTATTTAACATAAATAATTTATATATAAAAAACGGTAATAATCCTTTAAAAATTATTAATACATCTTTTAATGATGAAAACTCCCTTCTTATATTTTTAGATAATTTTATAGATATAAAATATCAATGCTATATTTTATACAATAATTTAAAAATACAAGCTAATTATTCAAAACTTTTTCTTACATCTGAATTTAATGATAAATATTATTATAATGGTAATTTAGGTCTTTCCTATAATTTAAGTTTTTCTACTTTCACCCTATGGTCTCCTGCTGCAACTTTTGTATCTCTTCTCATATATAATAATGGTGACACAGCAATTAAAGAAACTCCAAAGGAATATTCAATGAAAGAAACAAACGGCACTTGGAAAATTACCATTAATTCAAATTTAAAAAATAAATTTTATACTTATAAAATATGCGTATATGGGAATATCTCTGAAGTAATAGATCCTTATGCTAAATCTGTAGGAATAAATGGACTTAGAGGAGCTATAATTGATTTAAAAAAAACAAACCCCTTTAATTGGAATAAAGATTCTTTTCAAATATGCAATAACTATACGGATGCTATACTTTATGAAATAAATATTCGTGACATATCAGCAAATAAAACCAGTGGTATTTATAATAAAAAAAAGTTTTTAGGATTGACTGAAAAAAATACCAAATCTAATAACAATATGTTAACAGGCCTATCTCATATCAAAGAATTAGGAATAACCCATGTACAACTTATGCCTATATTTGATTTTAGTTATATTAGTGTTGATGAGAAAAATCCTGAAAACTATAATTGGGGTTATGATCCTCAAAACTATAATGTTCCAGAGGGTAGCTATTCCTCAAATCCATATAATCCAACCTGTAGAATTTTAGAATTAAAAACTATGATACAAACTTTTCATGAAAATAATATCGGTGTAAATATGGATGTTGTATTTAATCACATGTTTCATAAACATTTTCTGAACTTTGAAAAAATCTTTCCTGGTTATTACTTTAGATATGATAAATTTAATAATTTATCTAATGGAAGTGGTTGTAGCAACGATATAGCTTCAGAAAATAAAATGGTTAAAAAATTCATATTAGATTCCGTAATATACTGGTGTACAGAATATCATTTAGATGGATTTAGATTTGATCTTATGGGACTCCTCGATATTGAGACAATGAATATTATATTTAAAAATTTAAAGTCTTTAAATCCAAGCTCTATGATTTATGGTGAAGGCTGGGATTTAGATACTACATTACCTAAAGAATTAAGAGCCACACAATATAATTTTTATCAAACTCCTAATATAGGATTCTTTAATGATACTATACGAGATTGTATAAAAGGTAGCACTTTTTCTAATAACGAAAAAGGATTCATAGGTGGAAAATCAAATTTAGAAAATCTTTTAAAATTTTGTGTTATGGGCTGTTCTTTAGATATATATAATTATAAAGCTATTTATCTCTCACCATGTCAAAGTATAAATTATGTATCTTGCCATGATAATCATACTCTTTGGGATAAATTACAACTTTCTAATGGTAATAATTCTATAGCTGATAAAAAAAATATGATAAAACTAGCTTGTGGAATAATACTTACAAGTCAAGGTATTCCTTTTTTACATTCTGGAGTTGAATTTTGTAGAACTAAATTTGGAATTGAGAATAGTTTTAATTCCTCTGATGAAGTAAATAGTATAGATTATAATAGAAAGTATGAATTTAAAGATGTTTTCTATTATGTAAAATCTTTAATAAATTTAAGAAAAAATCACCCTGCTTTTAGAATGCCTTCAAATATTGATATAAAAAATAACTTAAAATTTCTTAATAATACACCTAAAAATTTAGTAGCATTTATATTAAAAAATAATGCCAATGGGGATAATTTTAAAAACATTTTAGTTATCTACAATGCTAATAACTTTTCCACTGAATTAATAATTCCTAACGGTAAATGGCATCAAATTGTGGATAAAAATACTGCAGGTGAAAATATTCTTAAAACCCTTAACTCAAATACTATAAATGTTTCTCCTATAAGTTTAACTATATTTTTTCAATAA
- a CDS encoding triple tyrosine motif-containing protein, with amino-acid sequence MNEIIIGCNEKSPKQKDGKVVIEILSHPNEDLLYKFIVGYDGTWETLRDFSDEKSLVWCPQKQGSYIIMVQARKRNSNKAFDYVSRREFYLEKPKKELSKKIKLKSGSRLISKIVLDKNVLTIGEKLNVSVETKDDKLMFRYMINKNEKWLLLKDYCPEKNFKWSANLPGKYEILVQCKYINSEKNFEDAMKIGFEVKAVEKLEITNFKCLNSAILKDEELVFEVEAKCDNTRTTLYKFLRLDECGKVTCLQDFSTRKSLSYTETNSGKYKLLCLAKDMYSPKKYDDRAILYYNVKPYKDVIIDSFLSDMSSPQIVNANIRFKCIAQGGKDLRYRFIIEGSKNEDSGYLKENIFNWKPTQCGKYTITLWVKDVSCRQSYEAESKIEYKIDEIPREPVKISDVIVNKREDILIGDCINIKAIAKGGLKLLYSFIIKKDNKQYDKISYGKCNYINFTPEEQGKYEIEVRVRDKYSQKEIDASTVVSINAYEYIPAKIDYILLDPREYYLIGEQIVINVITTDTKNILLKYSLMINGHVVEETDYIKSNRYILTPRCNGKYKIKVYAKNDKSKKEFDSAKEISMVVHEASPIRNTVLKCDRIDFFCNEPISVIAEGNGGKDVIYEFYLMEKGEWNLVQKYSKKEYYSFIPFSKGIYKVLVLAKSNSKQISYEDYCMIEIKVGERIESEKVVLDNIKNLNYAI; translated from the coding sequence ATGAATGAAATTATTATTGGATGTAATGAAAAATCTCCAAAACAAAAAGATGGGAAAGTTGTTATAGAAATATTAAGCCACCCAAATGAGGACTTGTTATATAAATTTATTGTAGGATATGATGGAACCTGGGAAACATTAAGGGACTTTAGCGATGAAAAAAGTTTAGTGTGGTGTCCCCAAAAACAAGGAAGTTATATAATAATGGTACAAGCTAGAAAAAGAAATAGTAATAAGGCTTTTGATTATGTTTCACGAAGAGAATTTTATTTAGAAAAGCCTAAGAAAGAGTTAAGTAAAAAGATAAAGTTAAAATCAGGTTCAAGGTTAATTAGTAAAATAGTATTGGATAAAAATGTATTAACTATAGGTGAAAAGCTTAATGTTAGTGTAGAAACAAAAGATGATAAGTTAATGTTTAGATATATGATAAACAAAAATGAAAAATGGTTATTGCTAAAGGATTATTGTCCTGAAAAAAATTTTAAGTGGAGTGCGAATTTACCAGGTAAATATGAAATCTTAGTTCAATGCAAATACATAAACTCTGAAAAGAATTTTGAAGATGCAATGAAAATAGGATTTGAGGTAAAAGCTGTTGAAAAATTAGAAATTACTAATTTTAAATGTTTAAATTCAGCAATACTTAAAGATGAAGAATTAGTATTTGAAGTAGAAGCAAAGTGTGATAATACTAGAACAACTCTTTATAAATTTTTAAGATTAGACGAATGTGGAAAGGTTACCTGTCTTCAAGATTTTTCTACTAGAAAAAGTCTTAGTTATACTGAAACTAATAGTGGCAAATATAAACTATTATGTTTGGCAAAAGATATGTATTCCCCTAAAAAATATGATGATAGAGCTATTTTATATTATAATGTAAAACCATATAAAGATGTTATTATAGATAGTTTTTTAAGTGACATGAGTTCTCCACAAATCGTTAATGCAAATATAAGATTTAAGTGTATAGCGCAAGGAGGAAAAGACCTTAGATATAGATTTATAATTGAAGGTAGTAAAAATGAAGATAGTGGATATTTGAAAGAAAATATCTTTAATTGGAAACCAACACAATGTGGTAAATATACAATAACCCTTTGGGTAAAGGATGTTTCATGTAGACAAAGTTATGAGGCAGAATCAAAAATAGAATACAAAATTGATGAAATACCAAGAGAACCTGTTAAGATAAGTGATGTCATAGTAAATAAAAGAGAAGATATTTTAATTGGTGATTGTATAAATATTAAGGCAATTGCAAAGGGAGGACTTAAACTTTTATATAGTTTCATAATTAAGAAAGATAACAAACAATATGATAAAATAAGTTATGGAAAATGTAATTATATTAATTTTACTCCTGAAGAACAAGGTAAGTATGAAATAGAAGTTAGAGTTAGAGATAAGTATTCTCAGAAAGAAATTGATGCATCTACAGTAGTATCCATAAATGCATATGAATATATACCGGCTAAAATTGATTATATATTATTAGATCCAAGAGAATATTATTTAATAGGAGAACAAATAGTTATAAATGTTATAACTACAGATACAAAAAATATATTATTAAAGTATTCTCTTATGATAAATGGACATGTTGTAGAAGAAACTGATTATATAAAAAGCAATAGATATATATTAACTCCTAGATGTAATGGTAAATACAAAATAAAAGTTTATGCAAAAAATGATAAAAGTAAAAAAGAGTTTGATAGTGCTAAAGAAATAAGTATGGTAGTTCATGAGGCATCCCCTATAAGAAATACAGTTTTAAAATGTGATAGAATAGACTTTTTTTGTAATGAACCTATAAGTGTTATTGCTGAAGGAAATGGTGGCAAGGATGTTATTTATGAGTTTTATTTAATGGAAAAAGGAGAATGGAATTTAGTACAAAAATATAGCAAGAAAGAATATTATTCTTTTATACCTTTTTCAAAAGGAATATATAAGGTTCTTGTTTTAGCAAAAAGCAATAGTAAACAAATTTCTTATGAAGATTATTGTATGATAGAAATTAAAGTTGGAGAAAGAATAGAGAGTGAAAAGGTTGTTTTAGATAATATAAAAAATTTAAATTATGCAATTTAG
- a CDS encoding pseudouridine synthase → MERLDKILSNLGYGSRKEIKALVKKGEIEIDGKIIKDNGIKVDPNKSTIKVSGEEINYRKYIYLMMNKPAGVVSATFDNYDETVIDLLDYEYTVFDPFPVGRLDKDTEGFLLITNDGDLNHRLTSPKWHVDKIYYAEIDKIVDEKDIRAFEKGIVLDDGYKCLPAKLEILSADENGSEVNITIQEGKFHQVKRMFEAREKKVIYLKRLQMGNLVLDESLNEGEYRELTEDEIKVLKSI, encoded by the coding sequence ATGGAAAGACTAGATAAGATTTTATCAAATTTAGGATATGGTTCAAGAAAAGAAATAAAGGCTCTTGTAAAAAAAGGTGAAATAGAAATAGATGGGAAAATAATTAAGGATAATGGAATTAAAGTAGACCCTAATAAATCAACAATAAAGGTAAGTGGAGAGGAAATAAATTATAGAAAATATATTTATCTTATGATGAATAAACCGGCAGGAGTAGTTTCAGCAACTTTTGATAATTATGATGAAACAGTTATAGATTTATTAGATTATGAATATACGGTTTTTGATCCGTTTCCAGTAGGGAGATTGGATAAGGATACAGAAGGATTTTTATTAATTACAAATGATGGAGATTTAAATCATAGACTTACATCTCCAAAGTGGCATGTAGATAAAATTTATTATGCTGAAATAGATAAAATTGTAGATGAAAAAGATATTAGAGCATTTGAAAAGGGAATTGTATTAGATGATGGATATAAATGCTTGCCTGCAAAATTAGAAATTTTATCTGCTGATGAAAATGGTTCTGAAGTAAATATAACTATACAAGAAGGAAAATTTCATCAAGTAAAAAGAATGTTTGAGGCAAGGGAGAAAAAGGTTATATATTTAAAAAGACTCCAAATGGGAAATTTAGTTTTAGACGAGTCACTTAATGAAGGTGAATATAGAGAATTAACTGAAGATGAAATAAAAGTGTTAAAATCTATTTGA
- a CDS encoding YerC/YecD family TrpR-related protein, with protein sequence MSKYKSKLQCTQMDYLCKAILSLENEEECYRFFEDIFTINELKSIEQRLQVAKMLKQKKTYTEIAKETGASTATISRVNRCLNYGSDGYNVVLERIKWE encoded by the coding sequence ATGTCTAAATATAAATCGAAGTTGCAATGTACACAGATGGACTATTTGTGTAAGGCGATTTTATCATTGGAAAATGAGGAAGAGTGCTATAGATTTTTTGAAGATATATTTACAATAAATGAACTAAAATCTATAGAACAAAGATTACAAGTAGCTAAAATGCTAAAACAAAAGAAAACATATACAGAAATAGCTAAAGAAACAGGAGCGAGTACAGCTACCATAAGCAGAGTTAATAGGTGTTTAAATTATGGTAGCGATGGATATAATGTGGTATTAGAAAGAATAAAGTGGGAATAA